A section of the Rhodothermus profundi genome encodes:
- the purS gene encoding phosphoribosylformylglycinamidine synthase subunit PurS produces MFKATVTIRLRPSILDPQGKAVHHALQNLGYQAVTQVRIGKVVDLWIEADSAEAAEQVAQEAAEKLLANPVMEDFDITVTPLKIPASAG; encoded by the coding sequence ATGTTTAAGGCAACGGTAACCATCCGTCTTCGGCCTTCTATCCTGGACCCTCAGGGCAAGGCGGTGCATCACGCGCTGCAAAATCTGGGCTATCAAGCAGTGACCCAGGTGCGCATTGGCAAGGTGGTTGACCTGTGGATTGAAGCCGATTCCGCTGAAGCTGCCGAGCAGGTAGCGCAGGAAGCTGCGGAGAAACTTCTGGCTAATCCGGTCATGGAAGACTTTGACATAACGGTCACGCCTCTGAAGATCCCGGCGTCCGCTGGATAA
- a CDS encoding phosphatidylserine decarboxylase family protein, with protein sequence MLAPEGYPIIGWTALAAVLLAAGAYYWLPGVWRLVVLLLAALLLGFVLFFFRDPDRRPPEGADTLLLAPADGKVVEIATVDYEPVYLKGPARRLSIFLSPLDVHVNRVPAKGVIELVRYIPGDYLVAWHPKASEQNERSEIGLRHPSGARILFKQIAGVLARRIVFHLQEGDTVQAGQRFGIVKFGSRMDVLVPPHVTFEVKVGDRVRAGETILGRLVAPPPEVEAVDWRRLHNN encoded by the coding sequence ATGCTGGCACCTGAAGGATATCCAATCATTGGCTGGACGGCGCTGGCGGCTGTTCTGCTGGCAGCCGGGGCGTATTACTGGCTGCCCGGCGTCTGGCGCCTGGTGGTTTTGCTGCTGGCCGCACTGCTTCTGGGGTTTGTCCTGTTTTTTTTCCGGGATCCAGACCGCCGGCCCCCGGAGGGGGCCGATACGCTATTGTTGGCGCCGGCCGACGGAAAGGTGGTCGAAATCGCAACGGTAGACTATGAGCCGGTGTACCTGAAAGGACCGGCTCGGCGCCTGTCCATTTTTCTTTCTCCCCTGGACGTGCATGTCAACCGCGTGCCGGCCAAGGGGGTCATTGAACTGGTACGCTACATTCCAGGAGATTATCTGGTCGCCTGGCATCCAAAGGCCAGCGAGCAGAATGAGCGCTCAGAAATTGGACTGCGCCATCCCAGTGGCGCTCGTATTCTGTTTAAGCAGATTGCAGGGGTACTGGCCCGTCGCATCGTGTTTCACCTGCAGGAAGGAGACACCGTGCAGGCGGGACAGCGATTTGGGATAGTCAAGTTTGGATCTCGGATGGACGTGCTGGTGCCGCCGCACGTAACCTTTGAGGTAAAGGTAGGAGACCGGGTACGGGCTGGTGAGACGATACTGGGACGGTTGGTAGCGCCACCGCCAGAAGTTGAGGCGGTCGATTGGCGCCGCCTGCACAATAACTGA
- a CDS encoding ATP-dependent Clp protease adaptor ClpS: MGLPNLLAEAKPVSPVPEVTVEEETRLDAPWRVILYNDDVHTFDEVIFQLMKATGCSLPEAEALTWKVHTEGKAAVYEGSFEACFRVQGVLREIQLITEIQG; the protein is encoded by the coding sequence ATGGGGTTGCCGAACTTACTGGCCGAAGCAAAGCCGGTTAGTCCGGTTCCTGAGGTAACGGTCGAAGAAGAAACGCGGCTTGATGCGCCCTGGCGCGTTATTCTCTACAACGATGACGTTCATACCTTTGACGAGGTCATCTTTCAGCTCATGAAAGCCACGGGCTGTTCGCTACCCGAGGCCGAGGCGTTGACCTGGAAAGTGCATACCGAAGGCAAGGCGGCTGTCTACGAAGGATCCTTTGAAGCATGCTTTCGCGTCCAGGGCGTGCTCCGCGAAATCCAGCTCATCACGGAAATTCAGGGGTAA
- the mtaB gene encoding tRNA (N(6)-L-threonylcarbamoyladenosine(37)-C(2))-methylthiotransferase MtaB, protein MPRVSFYTLGCKLNFAETSTLERDFQAHNYEVVPFGEPADVTVINTCTVTAEAERQCRQIIRRAIRQNPHAFIIVTGCYAQLRPDEIARIEGVDVVLGAREKFHLFELIEHFQKKEQTQVAVSCIDDLQEFGPAFSSTERTRAFLKIQDGCDYVCSFCTIPRARGRSRSQPIEATVAQARQLAEMGFKEIVLTGVNIGLYGQEFGCTLLDLLRELDRVDGIERYRISSIEPNLLTDEIIAFVASSRAFMPHFHMPLQSGDNFVLGKMRRRYRRELYAERVARIRELLPDAAIGVDVIVGFPAETPERFENTYRFLNELPVSYLHVFTYSERPGTAAVEQLDRMGGAPVPKSERSRRNRMLQVLSHKKRHAFYRAHQGQVRPVLWESTEKKGYMYGYTDNYIRLQRPFDPERAGQIERVRLGDFAPDGTLVAEDPSFIPLTA, encoded by the coding sequence ATGCCACGCGTTTCGTTCTACACGCTTGGCTGCAAACTGAACTTTGCAGAGACCAGCACGCTGGAGCGTGACTTTCAGGCCCACAATTACGAAGTGGTGCCTTTTGGAGAGCCCGCCGACGTGACCGTCATCAACACCTGTACGGTCACGGCCGAGGCGGAACGCCAATGCCGCCAGATCATTCGCCGGGCTATCCGCCAGAACCCCCACGCCTTCATTATTGTTACCGGCTGCTACGCGCAGCTTCGTCCTGACGAGATTGCACGCATTGAAGGCGTGGACGTCGTGCTGGGTGCCCGTGAAAAATTTCACCTCTTTGAACTGATTGAGCATTTTCAGAAAAAAGAACAAACCCAGGTAGCCGTTTCGTGCATTGATGACCTGCAGGAATTTGGACCGGCCTTCTCTTCCACCGAACGCACACGGGCCTTCCTGAAAATCCAGGATGGATGCGACTACGTCTGCTCGTTCTGCACCATTCCCCGGGCCCGCGGCCGCAGCCGCTCCCAACCCATTGAGGCCACCGTTGCGCAGGCGCGCCAACTGGCGGAAATGGGCTTTAAGGAAATTGTGCTCACCGGCGTTAACATTGGTCTTTATGGCCAGGAGTTCGGATGCACGCTGCTTGATCTGCTCCGAGAGCTCGACCGAGTCGATGGAATCGAACGTTATCGCATCTCTTCGATTGAACCGAACCTGCTCACCGACGAAATCATTGCGTTTGTAGCTTCATCCCGAGCTTTCATGCCCCACTTCCACATGCCCCTGCAAAGCGGTGACAATTTTGTGCTCGGCAAGATGCGACGACGCTACCGGCGGGAGCTGTACGCCGAACGCGTCGCGCGCATCCGCGAGCTGCTGCCCGACGCCGCAATCGGCGTAGACGTGATTGTAGGTTTTCCGGCGGAAACGCCTGAACGTTTCGAGAATACCTACCGTTTCCTGAACGAGCTGCCCGTTTCCTATCTGCATGTGTTCACCTACTCGGAGCGCCCGGGCACCGCGGCTGTCGAACAACTTGACCGCATGGGAGGAGCCCCTGTCCCCAAATCGGAGCGTTCCCGCCGGAATCGCATGCTCCAGGTACTTTCCCATAAAAAACGCCACGCCTTCTACCGGGCGCATCAGGGCCAGGTGCGTCCTGTGCTGTGGGAAAGCACAGAAAAGAAGGGGTACATGTACGGCTATACAGATAATTATATTCGCCTGCAGCGCCCCTTTGATCCGGAGCGTGCGGGACAAATCGAACGCGTTCGCCTGGGCGATTTTGCGCCTGATGGAACGCTCGTCGCTGAAGACCCGTCCTTTATTCCCCTTACCGCGTAA
- the pssA gene encoding CDP-diacylglycerol--serine O-phosphatidyltransferase: MLRARWRYDRHGQKQRRFRARLRAYRTQRRQRLRRPIPRAAVPSFFTLMNLFSGFLAITQIHEGRFDYACWLIVLAGFFDILDGMLARLTNGTSLFGVELDSLSDVVSFGVAPAYLVYAFNLQAYGTLGLIIAALPAVCGAVRLARFNVQFEGEKREYFLGLPIPAQAAALVALVLNAEGVDLLERLTPGDFPVLIPVVFVLSALMVTNIPFDAIPRPSLAYLRRHPWKSIAYGMALLLIVFLQQIGLLLVLSAYILHGIGRAVYNLVRAILNAPVEEVAEATYTQPEKRDV; encoded by the coding sequence ATGTTGCGGGCACGCTGGAGATACGACCGGCATGGCCAGAAACAGCGCCGTTTTCGAGCGCGGCTGCGCGCCTATCGGACGCAGCGTCGCCAGCGGCTGCGGCGGCCCATTCCGCGAGCGGCCGTTCCCTCATTTTTTACGTTAATGAACCTGTTCAGCGGTTTTCTGGCCATCACGCAGATCCATGAGGGCCGCTTTGACTATGCCTGCTGGCTGATTGTGCTGGCAGGCTTTTTCGATATCCTGGATGGGATGCTGGCCCGCCTGACAAACGGCACGAGTCTGTTTGGCGTCGAACTCGACTCGCTGAGCGATGTGGTATCGTTCGGCGTAGCACCTGCCTATCTCGTCTACGCCTTCAATCTGCAGGCGTACGGTACCCTCGGGCTGATCATTGCTGCGCTACCGGCCGTCTGTGGTGCGGTGCGCCTGGCACGTTTTAATGTCCAGTTCGAAGGCGAAAAGCGGGAGTACTTTCTGGGATTGCCTATTCCGGCGCAGGCTGCGGCGCTGGTAGCGCTGGTGCTTAACGCCGAAGGTGTGGATCTGCTGGAACGTCTGACGCCTGGCGATTTCCCGGTATTGATTCCTGTGGTGTTTGTGCTTTCGGCGCTAATGGTTACGAACATTCCGTTTGATGCCATTCCACGGCCGAGCCTGGCATATCTGCGACGCCATCCCTGGAAATCCATAGCCTATGGGATGGCGCTGTTGCTGATTGTCTTTTTGCAACAGATTGGATTGCTTCTGGTGCTGAGCGCGTATATTCTGCACGGCATCGGTCGGGCCGTGTACAACCTGGTGCGGGCCATTTTGAACGCGCCAGTAGAAGAGGTAGCTGAAGCAACCTACACCCAACCAGAAAAACGCGATGTTTAA